Proteins from a genomic interval of Kitasatospora herbaricolor:
- a CDS encoding LacI family DNA-binding transcriptional regulator, producing the protein MTDESMRRRPTLDEVAERAGVSRTAASRVLNNAPHVSRDKREAVQRAIRELGYVPNPTARALATQQAGAVALIVAGDDPAVFADPFFGQVVAGAATVLEETDLHLMLCLATSARGQLRVQQLLHTRAVDGVMLMALREGDPLTRLALDADIPAVFGGRPLGQDVPSFVDVDNVGGARAATEHLISLGRTRIAMITGPLDTDVSRARHRGYREALTLAGLTPHGEEPGDFTELGGITAMEALLARHPDTDAVFAANDNMAAGALRALRRAGRAVPGDTAVIGFDDLPVAEVSDPPLTTIHQPIQALGREMTRMLLTLVAGGSPSPLLLPTRLVRRESA; encoded by the coding sequence GTGACAGACGAATCGATGCGCCGACGGCCGACCCTGGACGAGGTGGCCGAGCGCGCGGGCGTCTCGCGCACCGCCGCGTCCAGGGTGCTCAACAACGCGCCCCACGTCAGCCGCGACAAACGCGAGGCCGTGCAACGCGCGATCAGGGAGCTGGGCTACGTGCCCAACCCCACCGCGCGCGCACTGGCGACGCAGCAGGCGGGCGCGGTGGCCCTCATCGTGGCCGGCGACGACCCCGCGGTCTTCGCCGACCCGTTCTTCGGCCAGGTCGTCGCCGGCGCCGCCACCGTGCTGGAGGAGACCGATCTCCACCTGATGCTCTGTCTGGCCACTTCCGCCCGGGGCCAGTTGCGGGTGCAGCAACTGCTGCACACCCGCGCCGTGGACGGCGTCATGCTGATGGCGCTGCGCGAGGGCGACCCGCTGACACGGCTCGCCCTCGACGCGGACATCCCCGCCGTCTTCGGTGGCCGGCCGCTCGGACAGGACGTTCCCTCCTTCGTGGACGTGGACAACGTCGGCGGAGCCCGGGCCGCGACCGAGCACCTGATCTCCCTCGGCCGCACACGCATCGCGATGATCACCGGACCGCTGGACACCGACGTCAGCCGCGCCCGCCACCGCGGCTACCGCGAAGCCCTCACCCTGGCCGGGCTCACCCCGCACGGCGAGGAACCCGGCGACTTCACCGAACTCGGCGGGATCACCGCCATGGAGGCCCTCCTGGCCCGGCACCCGGACACGGACGCCGTCTTCGCCGCCAACGACAACATGGCGGCGGGCGCGCTGCGAGCCCTGCGCCGCGCCGGCCGCGCGGTGCCCGGCGACACCGCCGTGATCGGATTCGACGACCTGCCGGTCGCCGAGGTCTCCGACCCGCCGCTCACGACGATCCACCAGCCCATCCAGGCCCTCGGCCGGGAGATGACCCGGATGCTCCTGACCCTCGTCGCGGGCGGGAGCCCGAGCCCACTGCTCCTGCCCACCCGGCTGGTCCGGCGCGAATCCGCCTGA
- a CDS encoding glycoside hydrolase family 6 protein — MRRPSRPTAAILLALPLVLAAPTAAHADPVSSTSGFYVDPDSSAAAWAAANPSDGRAAAIKASIAAVPMARWFGNWSGAIGTATGAYVGAAQAAGKLPVLVAYNIPDRDICGGQSAGGAGSAAAYDTWIAAFASGIGSRPAVVVLEPDALGDQSCMTSAQISSRNALLNNAITQFNNKAPNTWVYLDAGNPGWISSSTMAQHLNAAGLGRAHGFALNVSNFFTTAENTGYAGSVNATLKSSYGYTKPFTVDTSRNGNGSNGAWCNPAGRRTGTPTQLGGGAEMLLWIKTPGESDGNCGVGAGSAAGQFLPEVAYKMIYGY; from the coding sequence ATGCGCAGACCCTCCCGTCCGACCGCGGCGATCCTGCTCGCCCTCCCGCTGGTGCTCGCAGCTCCCACCGCCGCGCACGCGGACCCCGTGTCCAGCACCAGTGGTTTCTACGTCGACCCCGACTCCAGCGCCGCCGCGTGGGCGGCCGCCAACCCGAGCGACGGGCGCGCCGCCGCGATCAAGGCCTCCATCGCCGCCGTCCCGATGGCGCGCTGGTTCGGCAACTGGAGCGGCGCCATCGGCACCGCCACCGGTGCCTACGTCGGCGCGGCCCAGGCCGCGGGCAAGCTGCCGGTCCTGGTCGCCTACAACATCCCGGACCGCGACATCTGCGGCGGCCAGTCCGCCGGCGGCGCGGGATCCGCCGCCGCCTACGACACCTGGATCGCGGCCTTCGCAAGCGGCATCGGCAGCCGTCCTGCCGTGGTCGTCCTGGAACCCGACGCGCTCGGCGACCAGAGCTGCATGACGTCCGCGCAGATCTCCAGCCGCAACGCCCTGCTCAACAACGCCATCACGCAGTTCAACAACAAGGCACCCAACACCTGGGTCTACCTGGACGCCGGGAACCCCGGCTGGATCAGCTCGTCCACGATGGCCCAGCACCTGAACGCCGCGGGCCTCGGCCGGGCCCACGGCTTCGCGCTGAACGTCTCGAACTTCTTCACCACCGCCGAGAACACCGGCTACGCCGGCTCGGTCAACGCGACCCTCAAATCCTCCTACGGCTACACCAAGCCCTTCACCGTCGACACCAGCCGAAACGGGAACGGCTCGAACGGCGCCTGGTGCAACCCCGCCGGCCGCAGGACCGGTACTCCCACCCAGCTCGGCGGCGGCGCCGAGATGCTGCTGTGGATCAAGACGCCGGGCGAGTCCGACGGCAACTGCGGTGTGGGAGCCGGCTCGGCGGCGGGCCAGTTCCTGCCGGAGGTCGCCTACAAGATGATCTACGGCTACTGA
- a CDS encoding isocitrate lyase/PEP mutase family protein yields MDLRTTVERAQRLKQLHAQHRPLVLPTVWDVWSARTAVGAGFPALTIGSHPLADSRGAEDHEGQTFEEVLAAVRPIIAAVDVPVSVDLEAGYGQEPADLVAGLTEIGGVGLNIEDTVHSDGGRVRSTQEHASYIAGLRAAADDAGIPLWVNGRTDLFIHAEDAAGVLDEAIERLRAMEQAGADSVYPVGIQDNDDLLTAVTGAVAVPVNSTAHPVRHDLERFRRLGVGRITYGPLLQIALTDAMKDMLRPWGP; encoded by the coding sequence ATGGACCTTCGTACCACCGTTGAGCGCGCTCAACGCCTCAAGCAGCTGCACGCCCAGCACCGGCCGCTCGTGCTGCCGACCGTCTGGGACGTCTGGTCCGCGCGGACGGCAGTCGGCGCCGGGTTCCCGGCGCTGACGATCGGCAGCCATCCGCTCGCCGACTCCCGAGGGGCCGAGGACCACGAGGGGCAGACCTTCGAGGAGGTGCTCGCCGCCGTCAGGCCGATCATCGCCGCGGTCGACGTCCCCGTGTCCGTCGACCTGGAAGCCGGATACGGACAGGAACCCGCGGACCTCGTCGCCGGACTCACCGAGATCGGCGGCGTCGGTCTCAACATCGAGGACACCGTCCACTCGGACGGCGGACGTGTGCGCAGCACGCAGGAGCACGCGAGCTACATCGCCGGCCTGCGCGCGGCGGCCGACGACGCGGGGATCCCGCTCTGGGTGAACGGGCGCACCGACCTGTTCATCCATGCCGAGGACGCCGCCGGAGTCCTCGACGAGGCGATCGAGCGGCTGCGGGCCATGGAGCAGGCCGGCGCCGACAGCGTCTACCCGGTGGGCATCCAGGACAACGACGACCTGCTCACGGCGGTGACCGGCGCCGTCGCCGTTCCGGTGAACTCCACGGCGCATCCCGTCAGGCACGACCTTGAGCGCTTCCGTCGCCTCGGCGTCGGCCGGATCACCTACGGTCCGCTGCTGCAGATCGCGTTGACGGATGCGATGAAGGACATGCTCCGCCCGTGGGGTCCCTGA
- a CDS encoding GntR family transcriptional regulator: MEDEVARPATGRGRVSPQAVVRAIREDLIRGVHRPGQRLTEETMAARYGVSRVPVREALRSLEAEGFLVSRPYAGIAVVELSDDEAEDLLEIRALLEPLGAGRAALRRTAEQVGRMKELVSLGMEAAEDGRLEELARLNSRLHEVIAAASGSRTLGQLVTQLSDKIAWVYAAELPRRATDSWREHAEIVAAIDEGDQERARDLVARHIALAQSAYRRRRPDPDAG, translated from the coding sequence GTGGAAGACGAGGTTGCACGGCCTGCGACGGGCCGTGGGCGGGTCTCGCCGCAGGCAGTCGTCCGGGCCATCCGCGAGGACCTGATCCGGGGCGTCCACCGCCCCGGCCAGCGGCTGACCGAGGAGACCATGGCGGCGCGGTACGGGGTCTCCCGGGTGCCGGTCCGCGAGGCGCTGCGCTCGCTGGAGGCCGAGGGCTTCCTGGTGAGCCGGCCCTACGCGGGCATCGCCGTGGTGGAGTTGAGCGACGACGAGGCCGAGGACCTGCTGGAGATCCGGGCCCTGCTGGAGCCGCTGGGTGCCGGCCGGGCCGCCCTGCGGCGGACGGCGGAGCAGGTCGGGCGGATGAAGGAGCTGGTGTCGCTGGGCATGGAGGCCGCGGAGGACGGGCGGCTGGAGGAGCTGGCCCGGCTGAACAGCCGGCTGCACGAGGTGATCGCCGCCGCCTCGGGCAGCCGCACGCTCGGTCAACTGGTCACCCAGCTCAGCGACAAGATCGCCTGGGTGTACGCGGCCGAGCTGCCGCGCCGGGCCACGGACTCCTGGCGGGAGCACGCCGAGATCGTGGCGGCCATCGACGAGGGCGACCAGGAGCGGGCCCGTGACCTGGTGGCCCGTCACATCGCGCTCGCCCAGTCGGCGTACCGGCGGCGGAGGCCGGACCCGGACGCCGGGTAG
- a CDS encoding aldo/keto reductase, which produces MQYVTLNNSVQMPILGFGVYQIPADRTEQAVTDALAAGYRLLDTAAAYGNEEAVGRAIRNSGIPRADLFVTTKLWVQDAPAEENTRRALESSLAALGLDHVDLYLMHQPYGDVYGQWRAMEAALREGLARAIGVANFHPDRLLDLVLNNETTPQVNQIETHPFFQRDPDHALMREHGVQHQAWGGFPEGRNDLFTHPVLSKIAEAHGRSVAQVVLRWLIQREIVTIPKSVNADRMAQNIDVFDFRLTDEQMAAVAALDTGTTLFFDHHDPEMVAWLSKRRLDS; this is translated from the coding sequence ATGCAGTACGTCACCCTGAACAACAGCGTCCAGATGCCGATCCTCGGCTTCGGCGTCTACCAGATCCCCGCCGACCGGACCGAGCAGGCCGTCACCGACGCCCTCGCGGCCGGCTACCGCCTGCTGGACACCGCGGCCGCCTACGGCAACGAGGAGGCCGTCGGCCGCGCGATCAGGAACAGCGGCATCCCCCGCGCCGACCTGTTCGTCACCACGAAGCTGTGGGTCCAGGACGCTCCCGCCGAGGAGAACACCCGCCGCGCCCTGGAGTCCTCCCTGGCCGCGCTGGGCCTGGACCACGTCGACCTGTACCTGATGCACCAGCCCTACGGCGACGTCTACGGCCAGTGGCGCGCCATGGAGGCCGCCCTGCGCGAGGGCCTCGCCAGGGCGATCGGTGTCGCCAACTTCCACCCCGACCGGCTGCTGGACCTGGTCCTCAACAACGAGACCACCCCGCAGGTCAACCAGATCGAGACCCACCCCTTCTTCCAGCGCGACCCCGACCACGCCCTGATGCGCGAGCACGGCGTCCAGCACCAGGCATGGGGCGGCTTCCCCGAAGGCAGGAACGACCTGTTCACCCACCCCGTCCTCAGCAAGATCGCCGAGGCGCACGGCAGGTCCGTCGCCCAGGTCGTGCTCCGCTGGCTGATCCAGCGCGAGATCGTGACCATCCCCAAGTCCGTCAACGCCGACCGGATGGCGCAGAACATCGACGTCTTCGACTTCCGCCTCACCGACGAACAGATGGCCGCCGTCGCCGCCCTGGACACCGGCACGACCCTCTTCTTCGACCACCACGACCCCGAGATGGTCGCCTGGCTCAGCAAGCGCCGCCTGGACAGCTGA
- a CDS encoding SDR family oxidoreductase, which yields MSQDQKPGRVAVITGASSGIGAATARSLHARGYRVALLARRKDRIESLADELGDGAIACSADVTDRDTLVAAAERVKREFGGTDVLVNNAGVMLLGPFSAERRDDYRTMIEANLLGAITATEVFLDQLKDGGGDLINISSVAGRIANVGSGVYAATKFGINGWSESLRKELLPDVRGTVIEPGVVATELPTHITHEATRQSARQLYDVAEVTAEDVAEVITFALGRPRHLAVHEILLRPAGQVL from the coding sequence ATGAGCCAGGACCAGAAGCCCGGACGGGTCGCCGTCATCACCGGGGCCTCCTCCGGCATCGGCGCCGCGACCGCCCGGTCCCTGCACGCGAGGGGCTACCGGGTGGCGCTTCTCGCCCGCCGCAAGGACCGCATCGAGTCCCTCGCCGACGAGCTCGGCGACGGTGCGATCGCCTGCTCCGCCGACGTCACCGACCGTGACACCCTGGTGGCGGCGGCGGAACGGGTGAAGCGGGAGTTCGGCGGTACGGACGTGCTGGTGAACAACGCCGGGGTCATGCTGCTCGGACCGTTCTCCGCCGAGCGGCGCGACGACTACCGCACCATGATCGAGGCCAACCTGCTCGGGGCGATCACGGCCACCGAGGTGTTCCTCGACCAGCTCAAGGACGGCGGCGGCGACCTGATCAACATCTCCTCCGTCGCCGGCCGGATCGCCAACGTCGGCAGCGGCGTGTACGCGGCCACCAAGTTCGGCATCAACGGCTGGTCGGAGTCGCTGCGCAAGGAACTGCTGCCCGACGTCCGCGGCACCGTGATCGAGCCCGGTGTCGTCGCCACCGAGCTGCCCACCCACATCACCCACGAAGCGACCCGCCAGAGCGCCCGGCAGCTCTACGACGTCGCCGAGGTCACCGCCGAGGACGTAGCCGAGGTCATCACCTTCGCCCTCGGGCGCCCCCGGCACCTGGCCGTCCACGAGATCCTGCTCCGCCCCGCCGGCCAGGTGCTCTGA
- a CDS encoding glycoside hydrolase family 6 protein: MTHRLPRSVLPAAAVALVLGLAAPATAAPAPPATAAGHTLPAGTRFYVDPDSDAAHQAVTDLKNHDLAGAAAMAKLASWPEATWFTGGTPAEVRAQVAKLMRDAGRTGTVPTLVAYNIPLRDCSLYSAGGAQSDAEYQAWIKAFAQGIGNGKAVVVLEPDGLANLPSDCGPASDPTGVLTAGRIADLNTAVDALEGRPGTSVYLDAGNSHWKSVGDIAQRLLQAGAARTQGFSLNVSNNLATDLNTHYGTWVSHCLWFATKGPAWANGHPESCAGQYYSSAAPNDGQPGNAVDPDDPSTWHWTDEWFRQNVGTPPTDQLTHFVVDTSRNGRGAWTAPPGKYTGDPQIWCNAPDRGVGARPTADTGVPLVDAYLWVKTVGQSDGQCNRSIPGGTVDPEYGVVDPAAGAWWPEQAQSLVRNAVPALTFNLNLH; encoded by the coding sequence ATGACCCACCGCCTGCCCAGATCCGTCCTCCCCGCCGCTGCCGTCGCCCTGGTGCTCGGCCTCGCCGCCCCCGCGACAGCCGCGCCCGCACCGCCGGCGACGGCGGCCGGCCACACCCTGCCCGCGGGCACCCGCTTCTACGTCGACCCCGACAGCGACGCCGCCCACCAGGCCGTCACCGACCTGAAGAACCACGACCTGGCCGGCGCCGCGGCCATGGCGAAACTGGCGAGCTGGCCGGAGGCCACCTGGTTCACCGGCGGCACCCCCGCGGAGGTCAGGGCCCAGGTGGCGAAGCTGATGCGGGACGCCGGACGCACCGGCACGGTGCCGACGCTCGTCGCCTACAACATCCCGCTGCGCGACTGCTCGCTCTACTCCGCCGGCGGCGCGCAGTCCGACGCCGAGTACCAGGCGTGGATCAAGGCCTTCGCCCAGGGCATCGGCAACGGCAAGGCCGTCGTGGTGCTGGAACCGGACGGCCTCGCGAACCTGCCGTCCGACTGCGGTCCCGCATCCGACCCCACCGGTGTCCTCACCGCCGGCCGCATCGCCGACCTCAACACCGCCGTCGACGCACTGGAAGGGCGGCCGGGCACCTCGGTGTACCTGGACGCGGGCAACAGCCACTGGAAGAGCGTCGGCGACATCGCCCAGCGCCTGCTGCAGGCCGGTGCGGCCCGCACCCAGGGGTTCTCGCTCAACGTCTCCAACAACCTGGCCACCGACCTGAACACCCACTACGGCACCTGGGTCTCCCACTGCCTCTGGTTCGCCACCAAAGGCCCGGCCTGGGCCAACGGGCACCCGGAGTCCTGCGCCGGCCAGTACTACTCCTCGGCCGCCCCGAACGACGGTCAGCCCGGCAACGCCGTCGATCCGGACGACCCGAGCACCTGGCACTGGACCGACGAGTGGTTCCGGCAGAACGTCGGCACCCCGCCCACCGACCAGCTCACCCACTTCGTCGTCGACACCAGCCGCAACGGCCGCGGCGCCTGGACCGCGCCCCCGGGCAAGTACACCGGAGACCCGCAGATCTGGTGCAACGCACCCGACCGCGGCGTCGGTGCCCGGCCCACCGCCGACACCGGCGTCCCCCTGGTGGACGCCTACCTCTGGGTCAAGACCGTCGGCCAGTCGGACGGCCAGTGCAACCGCAGCATCCCCGGCGGCACCGTCGACCCCGAGTACGGTGTCGTGGACCCCGCTGCCGGCGCCTGGTGGCCCGAGCAGGCGCAGTCCCTCGTCCGGAACGCCGTCCCGGCCCTGACGTTCAACCTCAACCTGCACTGA
- a CDS encoding helix-turn-helix transcriptional regulator, protein MDNQAEVRDFLRTRRDRITPEQAGIVGGGRRRLPGLRREEVAMLAGMSSDYYAKMERGNLAGVSPEVLDALARALRLDEAETEHLHDLARAANPSPGRRRSGPPRSTVRSSLQRFLDAITGAPAWIVNQRGDILATNPLARALLAPLLEDPDARNNGARFIFLCPAARTFYPQWERAADASAANLRTAVGRNPRDKDLTDLIGELAARSDAFSSRWAAHAVRLHRTGTKHIHHPDVGDLEFVYEGVELPDHPGWTLYAYTSEAGSPTEERVKLLGSLAATAGDGRAAAPVLRPDDRDALTEG, encoded by the coding sequence ATTGACAACCAGGCCGAGGTGCGGGACTTCCTGCGCACACGACGCGACCGGATCACCCCCGAGCAGGCGGGGATCGTCGGTGGCGGCCGTCGACGCCTGCCCGGGCTGCGCCGCGAGGAGGTCGCCATGCTCGCGGGTATGAGCAGCGACTACTACGCGAAGATGGAACGCGGGAACCTCGCCGGCGTCTCTCCCGAGGTGCTCGACGCCCTCGCCCGGGCGCTGCGCCTCGACGAGGCGGAGACCGAGCACCTGCACGACCTCGCCAGGGCGGCGAACCCCTCACCGGGCCGACGCCGCTCCGGCCCTCCACGATCGACGGTCCGGTCCTCGCTCCAGCGCTTCCTCGACGCGATCACGGGCGCACCCGCATGGATCGTCAACCAGCGGGGCGACATCCTCGCCACCAACCCGCTCGCCCGGGCCCTGCTCGCCCCGCTGCTGGAGGACCCGGACGCCCGGAACAACGGCGCGCGGTTCATCTTCCTCTGCCCCGCCGCCCGCACCTTCTACCCGCAGTGGGAGCGCGCCGCGGACGCCTCCGCCGCGAACCTGCGGACGGCCGTGGGACGCAACCCGCGCGACAAGGACCTGACCGACCTCATCGGGGAACTCGCGGCCCGCAGCGACGCCTTCAGCAGCCGCTGGGCGGCCCACGCCGTCCGTCTGCACCGCACCGGCACCAAGCACATCCACCACCCCGACGTCGGCGACCTCGAATTCGTCTACGAGGGTGTCGAGCTGCCCGATCACCCCGGCTGGACCCTGTACGCCTACACGAGCGAGGCGGGCTCCCCGACCGAGGAACGGGTCAAGCTCCTCGGCAGCCTCGCAGCCACCGCCGGCGACGGACGGGCCGCCGCACCCGTCCTCCGGCCGGACGACCGGGACGCCCTCACCGAGGGGTGA
- a CDS encoding S41 family peptidase, translated as MTTLTQLQPTPVIDETVRLLTEHYVFAGTAEQLAGLLRRRLAEGAYDVDGAEELARLVTADLQSLNGDRHLRLKHHADPVSPEQGAASRDAMRRDFETSLGGAPRVELLAGGVAVVELAPMLFPLEWAAEPLSAALTLASRAQALIVDLRGNRGGDPDTVAFVCSYLLDERTHLNTMEWRENERSEQSWSLPYVPGARFGGSKPLYVLSSDSTFSAAEELAYDLQQLGRAVVVGERSRGGAHPCRGWTVHPHLEVTVPMGRAVNPVSGANWEGTGVQPDVPCTAAESLDRAHELALARLAG; from the coding sequence ATGACAACTCTGACGCAGCTTCAGCCGACACCCGTCATCGACGAGACGGTCCGGCTGCTGACCGAGCATTACGTCTTCGCCGGGACGGCCGAGCAACTCGCCGGCCTGCTACGACGACGCCTCGCCGAGGGGGCCTACGACGTCGACGGTGCCGAGGAGCTCGCCCGTCTGGTCACCGCCGACCTGCAGTCCCTCAACGGCGACCGACACCTGAGACTGAAGCACCACGCCGACCCGGTCTCCCCTGAACAGGGGGCCGCCAGCCGGGACGCCATGCGCCGGGACTTCGAGACCTCGCTGGGCGGCGCGCCCCGGGTGGAGTTGCTCGCCGGCGGGGTCGCGGTGGTGGAGCTGGCGCCGATGCTGTTTCCGCTGGAGTGGGCCGCCGAACCGCTGAGCGCCGCGCTCACCCTGGCCTCCCGCGCCCAGGCGCTGATCGTGGACCTTCGCGGCAACCGGGGCGGTGACCCGGACACGGTCGCCTTCGTCTGCAGTTACCTGCTGGACGAGCGCACCCACCTCAACACCATGGAATGGCGCGAGAACGAGCGCAGCGAGCAGTCCTGGAGCCTGCCGTACGTTCCCGGCGCTCGCTTCGGCGGCAGCAAGCCGCTGTACGTGCTGTCGAGTGACAGCACCTTCTCCGCCGCCGAGGAGCTGGCGTACGACCTGCAGCAACTCGGCCGCGCCGTCGTCGTCGGTGAGCGCAGCCGCGGCGGCGCACACCCCTGCAGGGGCTGGACGGTGCACCCGCACCTGGAGGTCACCGTCCCCATGGGCCGCGCCGTCAACCCCGTCTCCGGTGCGAACTGGGAGGGCACCGGCGTGCAGCCGGACGTCCCTTGCACTGCGGCCGAGTCCCTCGACCGGGCGCACGAGCTGGCCCTCGCCCGGCTGGCCGGCTGA